In Bacillus sp. SB49, a single window of DNA contains:
- a CDS encoding HNH endonuclease: MEETCDLCGRSPVKTTEHHLVPKQYGGTDGPTVMLCSACHRQIHAHFTNEELAGFYHSLERLKDHPDMQKYIRWVQKQDPEKRITTRKSNRRRRK, encoded by the coding sequence ATGGAGGAGACCTGTGATTTGTGCGGCCGCTCTCCGGTGAAGACAACGGAACACCATCTGGTCCCGAAACAATATGGAGGCACAGATGGTCCGACGGTCATGCTGTGCAGTGCCTGTCACCGTCAAATTCATGCCCATTTCACTAATGAGGAACTGGCAGGCTTCTATCATTCGTTGGAGAGGCTGAAGGATCATCCGGATATGCAGAAATATATCCGCTGGGTGCAGAAGCAGGATCCGGAGAAAAGAATCACCACAAGAAAATCCAACCGACGGAGGCGGAAGTAG
- a CDS encoding spore germination protein — protein sequence MPAIVGPISINSVGGGVVNFGDSFYLSPKSSSKTNSGSGALNTGNWIITNNGLSSTNPFDPDVNDQNITANA from the coding sequence ATGCCGGCTATCGTCGGTCCCATCAGCATCAACAGCGTCGGCGGAGGCGTAGTCAACTTTGGAGATTCGTTTTATCTGTCTCCGAAAAGCAGTTCCAAAACGAATTCCGGTTCCGGAGCACTGAATACCGGAAACTGGATCATTACGAACAACGGTCTGAGCTCTACGAACCCATTTGACCCGGACGTTAACGACCAGAATATTACAGCCAACGCGTAG
- a CDS encoding spore germination protein GerPE — protein sequence MVKRMVYADHVELQSLAIGSVFDIGDVYRSAPFSKVLAVQKEGARFESDPFRFEDFLIFSRSSTPPLSPVAVDSYFYPAGSIQVDNVRITGASTSAVVQIGGIDHIDAVNYTKHFRILLDER from the coding sequence ATGGTTAAGAGAATGGTGTATGCAGACCATGTAGAATTGCAGTCCCTCGCCATCGGTTCTGTATTCGACATTGGGGACGTCTATCGATCTGCTCCCTTCTCCAAGGTGCTTGCCGTTCAAAAAGAGGGCGCCAGATTTGAATCCGATCCTTTTCGTTTTGAAGATTTTTTAATATTCTCCAGGTCCTCCACTCCCCCCCTCAGCCCTGTGGCCGTCGATTCCTACTTCTACCCCGCGGGGTCGATTCAAGTGGATAACGTCCGAATTACGGGTGCATCTACTTCCGCTGTCGTCCAGATTGGAGGGATCGACCACATAGATGCCGTCAACTATACAAAGCATTTCCGTATTCTGTTAGACGAACGTTAA
- the gerPC gene encoding spore germination protein GerPC, whose protein sequence is MNPYQSWQAWVQQMMQQMEQQQKVIEQLQKQVEQMKDTDPPPKTVIEKIEYHFDQLKIETLEGTLQIGLTPNGSDLSDIGDLYSNPQHQALQSDEQVLHALQNYMASDVPPWMDQYICDHNVPIREDHKERMITDIKKQLPRRLESYRSHNPQLPAETIYHQIKTEIQESMAQYFQTLEGDDKP, encoded by the coding sequence ATGAATCCTTATCAATCATGGCAGGCGTGGGTCCAGCAGATGATGCAGCAGATGGAACAACAGCAGAAGGTGATCGAACAACTCCAGAAACAGGTGGAACAAATGAAAGACACGGATCCCCCACCGAAAACCGTCATTGAAAAAATCGAATACCACTTCGACCAATTGAAAATCGAGACGTTGGAAGGCACTCTCCAGATCGGCCTGACGCCAAACGGGTCCGACCTTTCTGATATCGGCGACCTTTACAGCAATCCACAACACCAGGCGCTTCAATCGGATGAGCAAGTACTTCATGCCCTGCAGAATTATATGGCTTCCGATGTTCCGCCATGGATGGACCAATATATATGCGATCACAACGTCCCTATCCGGGAAGACCATAAGGAACGAATGATCACAGATATAAAGAAACAGCTGCCTAGACGGCTGGAAAGCTATCGCAGCCACAATCCACAGCTTCCTGCAGAGACGATCTATCACCAGATCAAAACAGAAATTCAGGAGTCTATGGCTCAATATTTCCAAACACTTGAAGGGGATGATAAACCGTGA
- a CDS encoding spore germination protein GerPB — protein sequence MNLTVHQSIYIHILRIGSVSNSSVVQIGSSGVIQAKADLYNSGKFTGPAQEAQPVEGEVVIPETAAGSLVPFSIT from the coding sequence ATGAACCTTACCGTCCATCAATCGATCTATATCCATATATTAAGAATCGGCTCTGTCTCGAACTCCTCGGTCGTCCAGATAGGAAGCTCCGGCGTTATTCAGGCGAAGGCCGACCTTTATAACTCCGGGAAGTTCACCGGTCCCGCCCAGGAAGCCCAGCCGGTCGAGGGAGAAGTCGTCATTCCAGAAACAGCTGCAGGGTCGCTGGTTCCATTTTCCATAACATAG
- a CDS encoding spore germination protein gives MPAKVGAVKVISISSSSIFNIGDVYNMAPQAMAKTFAGGGSFNTGDGIRIDLNSANTYINDSEVIDQPIFNNA, from the coding sequence ATGCCAGCTAAAGTAGGTGCCGTCAAAGTCATATCCATTTCGTCATCCAGTATTTTCAACATCGGCGATGTGTACAACATGGCTCCTCAAGCCATGGCTAAAACATTTGCCGGCGGCGGTTCGTTCAACACCGGTGACGGGATCCGCATCGATTTGAACAGCGCCAATACGTATATCAACGACTCGGAAGTGATCGATCAGCCGATCTTTAACAACGCATAG
- a CDS encoding DUF418 domain-containing protein, producing MKTTASPLHDTERLDWVDAARGLAIFGIFMVNVPAFNAPYFLYGGEAVYWSSTLSHSVQTFIDIFFQASFYTLFSFLFGFGMQMMKDRLESRRLAYRSVLFRRLVVLICFGMIHAFLIWHGDILLSYGVLGMALLFFFRVEARTLLHWAFGMLSFLVIPLTFSLYTVRDQIQGIVNQEAIVEAKMNYGSGSFPDIWRQNWSDWAYANQWGNIPFLALSLIPMFLFGMYVCRKRFLHEPLDHMASIIRLWVATGVIFFLFKAVPHFFGNPEWFHLAQDSIGGSASAIFYILSITLLFRTEFGAKIARPLTWVGRMSLSNYILQSLLSFVLFYSVGFGLYGTVPPFGSALIVVAFFIIQIFLSRAWMKKFRYGPLEWVWRTGTYGKKQPLKRKGSATS from the coding sequence ATGAAAACGACCGCTTCACCTTTACATGACACCGAACGTCTGGATTGGGTCGATGCGGCCAGAGGTCTTGCCATTTTCGGTATCTTCATGGTCAATGTACCTGCATTCAATGCTCCATACTTCCTGTATGGAGGCGAAGCAGTTTATTGGTCTTCGACGCTCAGCCATTCGGTACAGACGTTCATCGATATCTTCTTTCAAGCAAGCTTCTACACATTGTTTTCCTTTCTGTTCGGCTTTGGCATGCAGATGATGAAGGACCGATTGGAGTCGAGAAGGCTCGCCTATCGTTCTGTCCTTTTCCGCCGTCTGGTCGTCTTGATCTGCTTTGGGATGATTCATGCCTTCCTTATTTGGCACGGAGATATCCTTCTTTCTTACGGGGTACTCGGCATGGCGCTTCTCTTCTTTTTCCGTGTGGAAGCCCGGACGCTGCTCCACTGGGCATTTGGAATGCTGTCCTTCCTCGTTATTCCGCTCACATTCAGCCTCTACACCGTAAGGGATCAAATCCAGGGTATCGTTAATCAAGAAGCGATCGTGGAAGCAAAAATGAATTATGGGTCTGGTTCCTTTCCGGACATATGGCGGCAGAACTGGAGCGATTGGGCGTATGCTAATCAATGGGGAAATATTCCTTTTCTCGCTCTCAGTTTAATTCCGATGTTTCTCTTCGGCATGTATGTCTGCAGAAAGCGCTTCCTGCATGAGCCTCTGGACCACATGGCTTCCATTATTCGTTTATGGGTGGCGACGGGAGTGATCTTCTTTTTGTTCAAGGCGGTACCGCATTTCTTTGGTAACCCGGAATGGTTCCACCTTGCGCAGGACAGTATCGGCGGCTCGGCATCTGCCATTTTTTATATTTTATCTATTACACTACTGTTCCGGACGGAGTTTGGTGCGAAAATAGCAAGGCCGCTGACTTGGGTGGGGAGGATGTCCCTGTCCAACTATATCCTCCAATCGCTCCTCAGTTTCGTGCTTTTTTATTCCGTAGGCTTCGGTCTGTACGGGACCGTTCCGCCGTTTGGGAGCGCTCTGATCGTCGTGGCTTTCTTCATCATCCAAATCTTTCTCAGCAGGGCGTGGATGAAGAAGTTTCGTTACGGACCTTTGGAGTGGGTATGGAGAACAGGGACGTACGGAAAGAAACAGCCGTTGAAGCGGAAAGGTTCCGCAACTTCATAG
- a CDS encoding DUF2157 domain-containing protein yields MNREQLNKESKKWVEQSIITESQREQLMGLYPKKQSKPILVLFAAIFIGLGFLTFVASNWSYLTNIGRMAILIVSLLGFYVAGEQVYHKRSKQIGTSLIIVAVMIFGASLFLIGQMYHYSSYSALPFFLWGLAAFSLYVLFKEVPFYYTTLVILSVGQLYSGLFHQDYHLWIGVLFLFGIGWAVYQEQGERSQAAFGIGFVIQSIVLVFSEGIPYYWLLALFLFLYVADDFLIRKGAKHLLKTVSILAVFIILVFQAFFLGNVYVGELTESSLYFFLVWAVLFVFAVVRSAVSSTNYYWIDLLLFVPVFRFMFGDFLSLGLLFIYALLWLISGYRQEVSRWVNKGTAAFLIATLVAYFQLAWNFLDRSLFFFLGGLLLFALSFFLEKKRRTIYRGGVEHD; encoded by the coding sequence ATGAACCGGGAACAGCTTAATAAAGAAAGTAAGAAATGGGTGGAGCAGTCCATTATCACAGAAAGTCAACGGGAACAACTAATGGGGCTTTATCCGAAAAAGCAGAGTAAACCGATACTTGTCCTTTTTGCAGCCATTTTCATCGGACTCGGCTTCTTGACATTCGTGGCCTCCAATTGGTCTTACTTGACGAATATCGGCAGGATGGCCATTTTAATCGTTTCGCTGCTCGGTTTTTATGTGGCGGGTGAGCAGGTTTATCATAAAAGATCGAAGCAGATCGGAACGTCATTGATCATTGTCGCTGTCATGATTTTCGGTGCCAGCTTGTTCTTAATCGGGCAAATGTATCATTACAGCTCCTATAGTGCTCTTCCGTTCTTTCTTTGGGGTCTTGCCGCTTTCAGTTTATATGTTTTATTCAAAGAGGTGCCGTTTTACTATACGACGCTCGTCATCCTCTCTGTGGGGCAGTTATACAGCGGTCTCTTCCATCAGGACTATCATTTATGGATCGGGGTCCTCTTCCTTTTCGGCATAGGATGGGCTGTGTACCAGGAGCAGGGGGAGAGAAGTCAGGCAGCATTCGGTATCGGGTTTGTCATCCAGTCGATCGTCCTCGTATTCAGTGAAGGCATTCCATACTACTGGCTGCTTGCACTGTTCTTGTTCCTGTATGTAGCGGATGACTTTCTCATCCGTAAAGGAGCGAAGCATCTACTGAAGACCGTAAGTATTCTGGCTGTATTTATTATTCTTGTTTTTCAGGCTTTCTTCCTTGGAAACGTGTACGTTGGGGAACTAACGGAGTCTTCCCTTTATTTTTTCTTGGTATGGGCGGTGCTGTTCGTCTTTGCAGTGGTGCGATCGGCTGTCAGCTCCACTAACTATTACTGGATTGATTTGCTGCTTTTCGTTCCTGTCTTCCGCTTTATGTTTGGTGATTTCCTGTCCCTTGGACTGCTGTTCATCTATGCACTGCTCTGGCTCATCTCAGGCTACAGGCAGGAAGTGTCCAGATGGGTGAATAAAGGTACGGCGGCTTTCCTGATTGCGACACTTGTTGCTTATTTTCAACTGGCATGGAATTTTCTCGACCGCTCCTTGTTCTTCTTCCTGGGAGGATTACTTTTATTTGCTCTCAGCTTCTTCCTTGAGAAGAAGCGGCGGACGATTTATAGAGGAGGGGTAGAGCATGACTAA
- a CDS encoding GDYXXLXY domain-containing protein: MTKRKWYYALVLLQVLFLATMSASYYAMDIWGKEITLRTEPIDPRDPFYGDYIRLEYEVETIPEDRWKVEEELKEGERVFLILRDSGEGIYELDRATTMWPETEKAVVLQAKYERYDSGSSNYHVDIGLSRYHVQENTGLLLERRETLFVDIVLAPWKQKKISEVK, encoded by the coding sequence ATGACTAAGCGGAAGTGGTATTACGCGTTGGTCCTTCTACAGGTGCTCTTCCTTGCAACGATGTCCGCTTCCTACTATGCGATGGACATATGGGGGAAAGAAATTACCCTGCGAACCGAGCCGATCGATCCCCGGGATCCTTTTTACGGTGATTACATACGACTCGAATACGAAGTAGAGACAATTCCTGAGGATCGTTGGAAAGTGGAAGAAGAGTTGAAGGAGGGAGAGCGGGTTTTCCTGATTTTACGAGATTCGGGAGAGGGTATTTATGAGCTGGATCGAGCGACTACGATGTGGCCTGAAACGGAAAAAGCAGTCGTACTTCAAGCGAAATACGAGAGGTATGACAGCGGTTCTTCGAACTATCATGTCGACATCGGGTTAAGCCGATATCATGTTCAAGAGAATACCGGTCTTTTATTGGAACGACGGGAAACGTTATTTGTCGACATCGTTCTAGCTCCCTGGAAGCAGAAGAAGATTTCTGAAGTGAAATAA
- a CDS encoding ornithine--oxo-acid transaminase has protein sequence MSVISSRHIIDQTQEYGAKNYHPLPIVIARAEGVWVEDPEGNRYMDMLSAYSAVNQGHRHPKIIQALNDQAGRVTLTSRAFHNDQLGPWYEKICKLTNKEMALPMNTGAEAVETAIKAARRWAYEVKNVPDNKAEIIACTGNFHGRTMSAVSLSSEEEYKRGFGPMLPGIKLIPYGDAEALKEAITENTAAFLFEPIQGEAGIVIPPEGFLKEAYDICQEANVLYIADEIQAGLGRSGKTFACDWEDVTPDMLILGKALGGGVFPISCVVADKDVLGVFNPGSHGSTFGGNPLACAVSVASLEVLEEEKLADRSLELGTYMMKELKSIANPKIKEVRGKGLFIGVELTEPARKYCEQLKEKGLLCKETHENVIRFAPPLIIDKKDLDWAIEQIKSVLS, from the coding sequence ATGTCTGTAATCAGTAGTCGTCACATTATTGATCAAACCCAGGAATACGGAGCGAAGAATTATCACCCGCTTCCGATTGTCATCGCAAGAGCCGAAGGCGTATGGGTGGAAGATCCTGAAGGAAATCGTTACATGGATATGTTAAGCGCTTACTCAGCCGTGAACCAGGGACACCGTCACCCGAAAATCATCCAGGCCTTGAATGACCAGGCCGGACGTGTGACGCTCACTTCACGTGCTTTTCATAATGATCAGCTCGGGCCGTGGTACGAGAAGATCTGCAAATTGACGAACAAAGAGATGGCCCTGCCGATGAACACAGGTGCAGAAGCGGTGGAAACAGCGATTAAAGCGGCACGCCGATGGGCTTACGAAGTGAAGAACGTACCCGATAACAAGGCGGAGATTATCGCTTGTACCGGTAACTTCCACGGCCGGACGATGAGCGCCGTTTCTCTCTCATCTGAAGAAGAATACAAGCGTGGTTTCGGTCCGATGCTTCCTGGAATCAAACTGATTCCTTACGGAGATGCGGAAGCTTTAAAAGAAGCGATCACCGAAAATACCGCTGCCTTCCTCTTTGAACCGATTCAAGGGGAAGCCGGTATCGTCATTCCTCCGGAAGGATTCCTAAAAGAAGCGTACGACATCTGCCAAGAAGCGAACGTCCTTTACATTGCCGATGAAATCCAGGCAGGTCTTGGACGGAGCGGCAAGACGTTCGCCTGCGACTGGGAGGATGTCACACCGGATATGCTGATTCTCGGTAAAGCACTTGGTGGAGGAGTCTTCCCGATTTCCTGCGTTGTCGCTGACAAAGATGTCCTCGGTGTATTCAACCCAGGCTCGCACGGTTCGACATTCGGAGGGAACCCACTCGCTTGTGCGGTGTCTGTCGCTTCTCTGGAAGTATTGGAAGAAGAGAAACTCGCAGATCGTTCCCTGGAACTCGGCACCTATATGATGAAGGAATTGAAATCAATCGCTAATCCGAAGATCAAAGAAGTTCGCGGAAAAGGGTTATTCATCGGAGTTGAACTGACTGAGCCGGCCCGAAAGTATTGTGAACAGTTGAAAGAAAAAGGGCTGCTTTGCAAAGAAACACATGAGAACGTCATCCGCTTCGCCCCTCCGCTCATTATCGACAAAAAAGATCTGGACTGGGCGATTGAACAGATCAAATCCGTCTTATCCTGA
- a CDS encoding YisL family protein: MAHLHITSWVLALVLIILVVSFTKSGKAKAAKISHMILRLDYLLILYSGGSLFASYSVYGALVIIKVLAGLWAITAMEMACVKTTKGKPAGIWWGQLVLAVILAIILGFGYLPMGILPA; the protein is encoded by the coding sequence ATGGCTCACTTACATATCACTTCATGGGTACTCGCACTCGTGCTGATCATCCTTGTTGTTTCATTCACGAAGAGCGGAAAAGCGAAAGCGGCGAAGATCTCCCATATGATCCTTCGGTTGGATTACCTGCTCATTCTATATTCCGGTGGATCGCTGTTCGCCAGCTACTCCGTTTACGGGGCGCTCGTTATCATTAAAGTACTTGCAGGTTTATGGGCAATTACGGCGATGGAAATGGCGTGTGTGAAGACGACGAAGGGCAAACCTGCCGGCATCTGGTGGGGACAGCTTGTCCTTGCGGTCATTCTGGCAATCATTCTCGGATTCGGCTATTTGCCGATGGGAATTCTGCCGGCATAA
- the asnB gene encoding asparagine synthase (glutamine-hydrolyzing), with the protein MCGIVGWVDLAHKTDGKTAILEDMAKTLEHRGPDDYQKWIEGPAAFGHQRLIVVDPQGGKQPMIRKARGEEFVLCYNGELYNTEDVRGELKACGWSFSSHSDTEVVLVSYMEWGPDCVDRLNGIFAFSVWERQRQRLFLARDRLGVKPLFYSDRGNGVLFASEMKAILAHPDVRPTVDRNGLHEILSLGPSRTPGEGIFTEIQEIRPGHSAVWEKGRFTTSRYWNVKSEPHEDTFEQTVERVRELFMDASKRQLISDVKLGTFLSGGVDSSAITAVAAEQYKQERRGALQTFSIDYKDQDKFFKKNAFQPDRDEAFINMVRDRHGTDHLVMEAKTEDLVGRLKRAVELRDLPGMADVDSSLLWFCEEIKNHVTVALSGECADEIFGGYPWFYRKEDKERNGFPWIRSLDERVSLVRSDLKGDIDIEWYMLKRYKETVAETPVLAGESEGARKHREMSYLNMNWFMQTLLERKDRMSMGASLEVRVPFSDHRLVEYVWNVPWSMKFYKNQEKGLLREALRGILPDEVLFRKKNPYPKTFHPDYTKAVCRWMDDVLSDQGAPLFNIFDREEVRKLKESEGKSIDTPWFGQLMTGPQLIAHLCQIDHWLRTYKVQL; encoded by the coding sequence ATGTGCGGCATTGTCGGATGGGTGGATCTAGCACATAAAACCGATGGTAAAACAGCGATATTGGAAGATATGGCGAAAACACTGGAGCACCGTGGACCGGATGATTATCAGAAATGGATAGAGGGTCCGGCTGCCTTCGGACACCAGCGTTTGATCGTCGTCGATCCTCAAGGTGGAAAACAGCCGATGATCCGGAAGGCAAGGGGCGAAGAGTTCGTTCTCTGCTATAATGGAGAGCTTTATAATACCGAGGACGTCCGGGGGGAACTGAAAGCGTGCGGGTGGAGTTTTTCATCCCATTCGGATACGGAGGTCGTTCTCGTCAGTTACATGGAGTGGGGACCTGATTGTGTCGATCGTTTGAACGGCATTTTTGCTTTCAGTGTGTGGGAGCGGCAAAGACAGCGGCTTTTTCTCGCGCGCGACCGTCTCGGTGTTAAACCGTTGTTCTATAGTGACAGAGGTAACGGCGTTTTGTTCGCTTCGGAAATGAAGGCCATTCTTGCGCATCCCGACGTCCGCCCGACGGTCGATCGAAACGGCCTACATGAAATTCTATCCCTTGGACCGTCCCGTACACCTGGGGAAGGGATATTTACAGAGATTCAGGAAATCCGCCCCGGTCATAGTGCCGTATGGGAAAAAGGCAGATTCACGACCAGTCGGTATTGGAACGTGAAAAGTGAACCGCATGAAGACACGTTCGAACAGACGGTAGAGCGGGTGCGGGAATTATTCATGGATGCGTCCAAACGTCAGCTCATCTCAGACGTGAAGCTTGGAACCTTCCTGTCCGGCGGGGTTGACTCCAGCGCCATTACAGCGGTGGCAGCAGAACAATACAAGCAGGAACGGCGCGGGGCTTTGCAGACATTCTCGATTGATTATAAAGACCAGGATAAATTCTTCAAGAAGAACGCTTTTCAGCCGGACCGGGATGAAGCCTTCATCAATATGGTCCGTGACAGGCACGGCACCGATCACCTTGTAATGGAAGCGAAAACAGAGGATTTGGTGGGGCGCTTGAAACGGGCCGTTGAGTTGAGAGATTTACCTGGGATGGCCGATGTCGATTCTTCTCTCCTTTGGTTTTGTGAGGAAATTAAGAACCATGTGACGGTGGCGCTGTCTGGGGAATGTGCGGATGAAATCTTTGGCGGTTATCCTTGGTTCTATCGGAAAGAAGATAAAGAGCGGAACGGTTTTCCGTGGATCCGGTCACTGGATGAACGCGTCTCTCTCGTTCGCAGCGATCTTAAAGGTGATATTGATATTGAATGGTATATGCTCAAACGATATAAGGAAACCGTTGCGGAAACGCCGGTTCTTGCAGGCGAATCGGAAGGTGCCCGCAAACATAGAGAGATGTCCTATTTAAATATGAATTGGTTCATGCAGACGCTGCTTGAACGGAAAGACCGGATGAGTATGGGGGCGAGTCTTGAAGTACGGGTTCCGTTCAGCGATCACCGCTTGGTGGAATACGTTTGGAATGTACCATGGAGCATGAAGTTTTATAAGAATCAGGAGAAAGGATTGCTGCGTGAAGCGCTGAGAGGTATTCTCCCGGATGAGGTTTTGTTCCGGAAGAAGAATCCGTATCCGAAGACCTTCCACCCGGATTACACGAAAGCAGTATGCCGATGGATGGACGATGTCCTGAGTGACCAGGGTGCTCCTCTCTTCAACATATTCGACAGGGAAGAAGTACGTAAATTGAAGGAGTCGGAAGGGAAATCCATTGATACACCGTGGTTCGGGCAATTGATGACCGGTCCTCAGCTGATCGCGCACTTATGTCAAATCGATCATTGGCTCCGGACCTACAAGGTTCAACTGTAA
- a CDS encoding alpha-amylase family glycosyl hydrolase, giving the protein MKRMIIAFLLIPLFFGSALTVQAEEKWQQESIYYIVVDRFMNGSTANDGELDLEDPSAYHGGDLSGVRDQLDYIKELGFTTIQLSPIMSSESDGFHGFGVTDYETVEEHFGTMEDARKLVAEAHEKGMKVIFDMPYGFVGNAHPWLEDQRKSSWFLEETLEGDSWFDGLPKLDTSNPEVADYYSEVWKKWEEETDVDGFRLITSGGAAPQNDLLVFSETYDEEKEEQQTLRDVFQAAGASLEPLALGEGEQIWELDDFLGSRFTHEAVEEGQNPVTRLQLAWTYLYTIPGTPRFYYGSEIPLDDGGDPSEIPMMNFKAGEEALSQRIEKLHSMREEFPALTKGSVHELYNEEGLLVYERSYEGERLIIAINNAEATKTMELDHLEGGLQLSGLLEDGIIREQRDGVYRIGMERETADVFVVEADKGYNWLFIGFVGGVLLIFVLSVTMISIKNRKDQTVE; this is encoded by the coding sequence ATGAAAAGGATGATCATCGCTTTTCTACTGATCCCGCTGTTTTTTGGCAGCGCTTTAACAGTACAGGCAGAAGAGAAGTGGCAGCAGGAAAGTATCTATTATATCGTGGTGGACCGTTTCATGAACGGATCGACAGCGAATGACGGGGAGTTGGACCTGGAGGACCCTTCCGCCTATCACGGGGGAGACTTGTCCGGGGTAAGAGACCAGTTGGACTACATAAAAGAACTAGGCTTTACGACTATTCAGCTATCTCCGATCATGTCTAGCGAATCGGACGGGTTTCATGGCTTCGGAGTAACGGACTATGAGACGGTGGAAGAGCACTTCGGTACGATGGAAGACGCGCGAAAGCTGGTTGCAGAAGCCCATGAAAAAGGAATGAAGGTCATCTTTGACATGCCGTACGGTTTTGTAGGTAACGCTCACCCGTGGCTCGAAGACCAACGTAAATCCAGCTGGTTTCTGGAGGAAACGCTGGAAGGCGACTCCTGGTTCGACGGACTCCCGAAGCTTGATACTTCCAATCCGGAGGTAGCAGATTATTATAGCGAGGTATGGAAGAAATGGGAAGAAGAAACCGATGTTGACGGTTTTCGCTTGATTACTTCCGGGGGAGCTGCTCCTCAAAATGACCTCCTGGTATTCTCAGAAACTTACGATGAAGAGAAGGAAGAACAGCAAACGCTCCGAGATGTTTTCCAAGCGGCGGGAGCATCGCTTGAGCCGCTGGCGCTTGGAGAGGGAGAACAGATTTGGGAACTGGATGACTTCCTCGGGTCACGTTTTACGCATGAAGCGGTGGAAGAGGGACAGAATCCGGTTACCCGGCTCCAGCTTGCCTGGACGTACCTCTATACGATTCCTGGCACGCCGCGCTTTTATTACGGTTCCGAGATCCCTTTGGATGATGGCGGGGATCCGTCTGAAATACCCATGATGAATTTTAAAGCAGGAGAGGAAGCCCTCAGTCAGCGGATTGAAAAGCTCCATTCCATGAGGGAGGAATTCCCTGCACTGACGAAGGGGAGCGTTCATGAGCTGTATAACGAAGAGGGGCTGCTTGTTTACGAAAGGTCCTATGAAGGAGAGCGGCTGATCATAGCCATCAATAATGCAGAAGCTACGAAGACGATGGAGCTGGATCACTTGGAAGGCGGTCTGCAGCTGAGCGGTCTGCTGGAGGACGGCATTATCCGGGAACAGCGGGACGGCGTCTACCGAATCGGCATGGAGAGGGAGACGGCGGACGTATTTGTGGTGGAAGCAGATAAAGGCTACAATTGGCTTTTCATCGGATTTGTCGGAGGAGTACTGCTTATCTTCGTACTCAGTGTCACGATGATAAGTATTAAAAATAGGAAGGATCAAACCGTGGAGTGA
- a CDS encoding spore germination protein: MPSFINIFNIKINSIASNGSFNIGDAFHNSPTANTKSQGQNSSYGDVSPTSSGMENVFIDPDMNDMGEVANPTNTNSAQG; encoded by the coding sequence ATGCCGTCATTCATTAACATTTTCAACATTAAGATCAACAGTATAGCCAGTAACGGTTCCTTTAACATTGGTGATGCCTTTCATAATTCTCCAACGGCCAATACTAAATCCCAAGGACAGAACTCTTCATATGGGGATGTCTCCCCGACTTCATCCGGAATGGAGAACGTCTTTATAGACCCGGATATGAACGATATGGGGGAAGTTGCAAACCCGACCAATACCAATTCAGCTCAAGGATAA
- a CDS encoding spore germination protein yields the protein MPFLISVFNIKTNGVTQNGNIDIGAVVHNSHTANTKLYGANFSLGDCSVTSSCNANAIIDPDVSDQDQNANPSLPLTNQL from the coding sequence ATGCCCTTTTTAATCAGTGTGTTTAATATAAAGACAAATGGTGTGACACAGAACGGTAATATCGATATCGGAGCGGTCGTCCATAACAGCCACACGGCGAATACGAAGCTGTATGGTGCAAACTTCTCCCTTGGAGATTGTTCGGTAACGAGTTCCTGCAACGCGAACGCTATCATAGACCCGGATGTAAGTGACCAAGATCAGAATGCCAACCCGTCTCTGCCTTTGACCAATCAACTGTAG